In the genome of Phacochoerus africanus isolate WHEZ1 chromosome 10, ROS_Pafr_v1, whole genome shotgun sequence, one region contains:
- the ZNF518B gene encoding LOW QUALITY PROTEIN: zinc finger protein 518B (The sequence of the model RefSeq protein was modified relative to this genomic sequence to represent the inferred CDS: inserted 3 bases in 3 codons; deleted 1 base in 1 codon) produces the protein MQIKKMKDIGQQLYSPQVSDGRTSLTMSPKQPNANRATRPDGQDAPTVLYQGSEAEAAAVTVATCAKCRSVHEIPLQELKKGAGQSQKEDKYICFKCSLGAAPPQFHFLNSNRGAALVGDRTESISSSVGNKFKVRNFKPGKYYCDKCRFSTKDPLQYKKHTLQHEEIKFICSHCSYISYTKGEFQRHLVKHTGIFPYQCEYCDYGAIRNDYIVKHRKRVHEKAGGKRPPKTVTKLEPKRVGTAKPHPELFKAPAPRTAFQNKLSDQLSRFSLHAHKDRTHNIMLLPESKEPQKDVVCVPNRATPSGPSDVGLLENKSVEVEVLSPAKEPVQPGMPLTVVAPAELVVPANCLAQLIDVKVVNGTQQLVLKLFPLEENSRLDAGGGDGGPCQRAAREKGSKELDEVVSGGDQTKSLTVAGEVGRLAGIDELHASVQKQLKNVKWVRSYDFFMSNSSTHGAGELLLNPGGVEELQKRRYMYPHRTALPSAAFRGHSPSSLVRSSLLSGLGAAASAFPYKAAVSFPDAGRRVRGDSRHLFPLAAASAAISFSGEKDLPPARKNDLEARGAISIPVKMVPPNRKPRENQAQDPRAVSDVGPVSPQPKGEYLHINITGEERLRPPQPGEKPLELKNPERTQDPFDGPVISSVFSLSSGSXNVPEGVKWNSSTSKIKSIELLRRKIAQLIESCGKPSPPAASGAHRRSVGKAAKGAAAAAPDGIREISVSFAGPGFPTGTVPRPQGEGGAGGDGQPAPRQVYPQVVEGGSGRAEGRGARKPQGAPPVLLPKGAVLRFLNSSEDSRVIEATCEAPVSLSGSETHVARPVPFRPGKQTDAESRALPGESVLADTCPGLDLAPRPKPRRESADGGSAPRRPGPPHGPQGAXEVSKQGRLFSRSLPVSKSKPKHVNSSKKKSKIQADPSRYFKDPSIFQVARQLRLIAAKPDQLIKCPRRNQPVIVLNHPDVDSPEVSNVMKVINKYKGNVLKVVLSERTRCQLGIRRHHVRLTYQNAEEANQVKRQMMLKMKLKKVHKNNYQVVDSLXDDSSQCIFKCWFCGRLYEDQEEWMSHGQRHLIEATRGWDALSSKGK, from the exons atgcagataaagaagatgaagGATATCGGACAGCAGTTGTACTCTCCCCAAGTGAGTGACGGACGTACCTCCTTGACCATGTCGCCCAAACAGCCGAATGCTAATCGAGCAACTCGACCAGATGGACAGGACGCTCCGACTGTTTTGTACCAAGGCTCGGAGGCAGAGGCTGCGGCCGTGACTGTTGCCACCTGCGCCAAGTGCAGGAGTGTGCACGAGATCCCGCTTCAGGAGCTGAAGAAGGGTGCTGGGCAGAGCCAGAAGGAGGACAAATACATTTGTTTCAAGTGCAGCCTCGGCGCAGCCCCTCCCCAGTTCCATTTCTTGAACAGTAATCGCGGTGCTGCTCTCGTAGGAGATAGAACGGAAAGCATCTCAAGTTCTGTCGGTAACAAATTCAAGGTTAGGAATTTTAAGCCAGGCAAGTACTATTGTGATAAATGCCGCTTTTCCACGAAGGACCCTCTGCAGTACAAAAAGCACACGCTTCAGCATGAAGAGATTAAATTCatttgttcccactgcagctACATTTCCTACACGAAAGGGGAGTTCCAGAGGCACTTGGTGAAACACACGGGCATTTTCCCATATCAGTGTGAGTATTGCGACTACGGTGCTATTAGGAACGATTACATTGTCAAGCACAGGAAGAGAGTCCACGAGAAGGCGGGTGGGAAGCGGCCGCCCAAAACCGTCACCAAGCTGGAGCCAAAAAGGGTCGGCACGGCAAAGCCACACCCCGAGCTGTTCAAAGCTCCCGCTCCGAGGACTGCGTTCCAGAACAAGCTGTCAGATCAGCTCTCAAGGTTCTCCCTCCACGCACACAAAGAcagaacccacaacatcatgttGCTGCCCGAGTCGAAGGAGCCCCAAAAAGACGTCGTGTGCGTCCCGAACAGAGCGACCCCGTCGGGGCCGAGTGACGTGGGCCTGCTGGAGAACAAGAGCGTGGAGGTGGAGGTACTGTCCCCCGCCAAGGAGCCTGTCCAGCCCGGGATGCCCCTGACGGTGGTGGCGCCCGCGGAGCTGGTGGTCCCCGCCAACTGTCTGGCCCAGCTGATAGACGTGAAGGTGGTCAACGGCACGCAGCAGCTTGTCCTGAAGCTCTTCCCTCTGGAGGAAAACAGTCGCCTTGACGCCGGTGGGGGTGACGGCGGGCCTTGTCAGCGTGCCGCTAGAGAGAAAGGCTCGAAGGAGCTCGACGAGGTGGTTTCTGGAGGAGACCAGACCAAGTCACTGACGGTCGCGGGGGAAGTTGGAAGACTCGCAGGCATCGATGAGCTGCACGCGTCAGTTCAGAAACAgcttaaaaatgtgaaatgggTGCGGTCTTATGATTTCTTCATGTCGAACTCCAGCACGCACGGTGCCGGGGAGTTGCTTCTGAACCCCGGCGGCGTCGAGGAGTTGCAGAAAAGGAGGTACATGTATCCGCACAGAACCGCTCTCCCGTCCGCGGCCTTCAGAGGCCATTCTCCGTCATCCCTCGTCAGAAGCAGCCTCCTGAGTGGTCTCGGAGCTGCCGCGAGCGCCTTCCCCTACAAAGCGGCCGTGTCGTTCCCCGACGCCGGGAGGAGGGTGCGCGGTGACTCCCGGCACCTGTTCCCTCTGGCCGCGGCGTCCGCGGCCATCTCCTTCTCTGGAGAAAAGGACTTGCCGCCCGCAAGAAAGAATGACTTGGAGGCTCGAGGCGCGATCAGTATTCCTGTAAAAATGGTTCCCCCGAACAGGAAGCCGAGGGAGAACCAGGCCCAGGACCCCAGGGCCGTTTCCGACGTGGGCCCGGTTTCCCCTCAGCCTAAAGGTGAGTATTTACACATAAACATAACGGGGGAAGAGCGGCTCCGACCTCCACAGCCGGGGGAGAAGCCCTTGGAACTAAAAAACCCCGAAAGGACTCAGGACCCCTTCGACGGC CCGGTCATCTCATCGGTGTTTTCCCTGAGCTCTGGAT GAAACGTCCCCGAGGGTGTGAAGTGGAACAGCTCGACGTCCAAAATAAAGTCCATTGAGCTCCTGCGCCGAAAGATCGCGCAGCTGATTGAGTCCTGCGGGAAGCCCTCGCCGCCCGCTGCCAGCGGCGCTCACCGTCGTTCAGTAGGGAAGGCGGCCAAGGGCGCCGCCGCAGCTGCCCCGGACGGGATTCGGGAAATCAGCGTGTCATTCGCCGGCCCCGGCTTCCCCACGGGGACCGTCCCCAGACCTCAGGGCGAGGGCGGTGCCGGCGGCGACGGACAGCCGGCCCCGCGGCAGGTGTACCCGCAGGTGGTGGAAGGCGGCAGTGGCAGAGCTGAAGGCAGGGGGGCCAGGAAGCCCCAGGGAGCTCCTCCCGTGCTCCTCCCCAAAGGGGCCGTGTTGAGGTTTCTCAATTCCTCCGAGGACTCCCGCGTCATTGAGGCCACGTGCGAAGCGCCCGTCAGCCTCTCGGGCAGCGAGACGCACGTGGCCAGACCGGTTCCCTTCCGCCCCGGGAAGCAGACGGACGCAGAGTCACGGGCGCTGCCGGGGGAGAGCGTGCTGGCGGACACGTGCCCCGGCCTGGACCTCGCTCCCCGGCCTAAACCAAGGCGAGAGAGCGCCGACGGTGGCAGCGCGCCTAGAAGACCCGGACCTCCGCACGGACCCCAGGGAG GCGAAGTGAGTAAGCAGGGGAGACTGTTTTCCAGAAGCCTTCCTGTGAGTAAAAGTAAGCCCAAGCACGTAAACTCAtccaagaagaaaagcaaaattcagGCCGATCCCAGCCGCTACTTCAAGGATCCTTCCATCTTTCAGGTCGCCAGGCAGCTGCGGCTGATCGCAGCCAAACCGGACCAGCTGATTAAATGCCCCCGCCGGAACCAGCCGGTCATCGTGCTAAACCATCCTGATGTTGACTCCCCGGAAGTGTCCAACGTGATGAAGGTCATCAACAAGTACAAGGGCAACGTCCTCAAGGTGGTCCTGTCGGAGAGGACCAGGTGTCAGTTAGGCATCAGGCGCCATCACGTGCGGCTGACCTACCAGAACGCGGAGGAGGCCAATCAAGTGAAGAGGcagatgatgctgaagatgaaaCTCAAAAAGGTTCATAAAAACAACTACCAGGTGGTGGATTCCT CGGATGACTCGTCGCAGTGCATATTTAAGTGCTGGTTCTGTGGGCGGCTCTACGAAGACCAGGAGGAGTGGATGAGTCACGGCCAGCGGCATCTGATAGAGGCCACCAGAGGCTGGGACGCCCTTTCCTCCAAGGGCAAATAA